The Acinetobacter shaoyimingii DNA segment TTGAATACCATTCCAAGCACGTTTCCAGAAGCTATCACCGTTCAGGCGTGCTACTGCATCAATATCCACATCAATTCGCTCTCTAACTAACGTCGGTTGGCTGATGGTGATTGAGATCGTGCTATATCGTACACGGTCATTAACCTCCAACTGAGTTAGACGGTCAATTTCATTCAATTGCTTATTCTTAGTATCGCTTGGTACATATTGCGTTTGTGAAATTTTGTCCTGTAATAAGCGCAATTCATAACGTTTTGCAGAATATTGTTGTTGATTTAAAAAATACATCAATGGCAATAATTGATTGACGACACTGGCTGCTTTTTCACTCGGAATACGAATAATCATTGAAGCAAGCGGGTCTACTTTTTCAAAAATTTTAATCTTACCTTCTGCGATACTTTGTGCATTCTTATCAACCACATTAAAGTCGATATTTTTTTGCTCGATAAAACCACCCGCTTGCATGGTGATTTTTTCGATTTCCAATGCCGTTTTCACCACATCTTTGGCGGTAAAATTAACATTGGCTTCACGTACCATACGTCTGTTTGCTTCTGCTGGATTTGGTGCAGACAAAATCACATCTGGTTTTTGTTCAGTCACTGGAGAAGTGTTGGGTTGATGATCGGCAGCTTCTGCTTCAACACCATTCGGTTCAGCTTCGACTGCAACCGCCGTATTTTCTGCACTGTCTGCTACTGCAGCAGATTCATCAGTTTTTTTTGAACAACTCGCAATCATGACGCTTGCTAAAGCTAGAACTAATATTTTTTTATTCATTGGTTTTCTCAAGTTTATTAGAATTTAAATCATTGTTGTTTTTGAACAAAAGGATTATACGTGAATTATTCCCAACGGGTATACATAAAAAAAAGGCCTTAAATAAGACCATTTTTAATCGTTAGTGAAATGAAAACTTAACTTACTTTTTCAATCACACGCTCTTCAAAAGGCTGAACAGCAATTTCAGAAATCATGTTTTCAAAAGAGAAAATTTCATCCAACTGTTGTTGTGTTAAAAGCCCTTGTTCCAATACCACTTCTTGAATGGTTTTGTTTTCAGCAATACATTGTTTACCAATTTCATCACATTTTGCATGACCTAAAATCGGATCAAGCAAGGTAATAATACCAACACTGCGCATGACTGCATCGAAGCAAACTTTTTCATTGGCTGTGATGCCCTGTACACATTTTTCATCCAAGGTCTGAATTGCATTGGTCAGTAAATCAATCGATTCATTTAAAGAGACCGCAATGACCGGTTCCATCACGTTGAGCTGCAACTGTCCTGCT contains these protein-coding regions:
- a CDS encoding DUF4349 domain-containing protein — protein: MNKKILVLALASVMIASCSKKTDESAAVADSAENTAVAVEAEPNGVEAEAADHQPNTSPVTEQKPDVILSAPNPAEANRRMVREANVNFTAKDVVKTALEIEKITMQAGGFIEQKNIDFNVVDKNAQSIAEGKIKIFEKVDPLASMIIRIPSEKAASVVNQLLPLMYFLNQQQYSAKRYELRLLQDKISQTQYVPSDTKNKQLNEIDRLTQLEVNDRVRYSTISITISQPTLVRERIDVDIDAVARLNGDSFWKRAWNGIQYGWQFVLDLMVILITIWPLYLLVFIAIIIYRIVKPYIDKMK